A region of Anopheles merus strain MAF chromosome 2R, AmerM5.1, whole genome shotgun sequence DNA encodes the following proteins:
- the LOC121590134 gene encoding uncharacterized protein LOC121590134: MSALSTVLLLAGLVACVAGLLTDEACPQDVTAMSGFSLNDYAGRWYEIKRYEQFYEKDLDCVMAEYQKTGDNSISVKNGAFSLANNTRVVADGTAVVSYPDDTTHPAKLSVAFFGAKPDRSNYWVLDTDYTSFAVVWSCEPFFRDPSKNVLGFWIFSRNPTFPTDEAVVKRVDELVKKYADASKFEVPNQSDERCPRSYEMCHQRRAWDTKTHWLKASFDSQFKVTAMKMLQQLVCGALFLATLVQGTIFERPCRTDVAVVQDFQVDQYLGLWYDLEHYEASFSQNTDCITAEYSRYANGSIRVFNSAVRLTDGLLYAVDGLALLSYPEAEVLEAKLNVSFYGAPNDQSNYWILDTDYENYAIVWSCKPIGEKRSFENYGLLSRTPALPEDEELREKIEMLKEQNGIIDDELIITEHFAEGCNNKVEHSLTTANLRAPKKDTFSLPCTTSSSGKDSTARPSALIDDPLNRLEDGSDLVGVTISIHYTTKPYLGKWYELERYEQDYERNMECVSIVYRWQQPLETLDLNYRGYLPHNATVNTFTGSGVFSQEPAQETANTTAPTTAAKLLVSFGRVYNATNYWVVDTDYVNYAIVYSCVTFAEMGQAVEGYWLLARAPNLPDNQTVIERVKYLRSTYFQVSHMRFTNHTEELAHNKDGMKTETESVVCLARVSSSCQFAGSCRSDKSIMSFLADVRCLFVVLVAAGSIALAQRIVSQPCPDPANRPVVQYFDLQRYVDGRWYEISRYDQHFEKDCDCGYATYTPLADGSVRVQNCCERLPNTTVKCSIGKAVVSYPDVFPLEGRFNVTFGGPPKNSNYWILDTDYDNYALIYYCKNLSESKSAEAAWVLSKQRTIHPSVQDTVDGLVDKYFVRQDMRITEQSQNKREMQRFVIFPLDQCRVVGSVQSGSNQFVVFSGAQCNSACSGLHFSRIYHFLSQTAPVTFTRTEKGRLIAKLAQSEQRAASMKTFPCWMIAMAYLWCAVDGSQGGLLTLSCMTFEEDYNFKEDKFDGTWYEVRRLSDPSATQHEDCVVMNYKLGEQGSFEIRESYQVGDESEPIYRSGRAEPKVFQDARIPKFFERFNTTDPADPDISIDIVATDYSSYAVVYSCTSINSTHHLESAWVLSRQQALAKNVVELVNLFLESRFTRPDHKWRATVHTADYCKPTSIEELPMYAGAGTRTALSVLVVLLGMLLVVLLY, from the exons ATGAGTGCACTATCGACGGTACTGCTGCTAGCGGGACTAGTGGCCTGTGTTGCCGGGCTGCTGACGGACGAAGCCTGCCCACAAGATGTGACGGCTATGAGTGGCTTTTCGCTGAACGATTACGCCGGCCGCTGGTACGAGATCAAGCGGTACGAGCAGTTCTACGAGAAGGATCTGGACTGCGTGATGGCCGAGTATCAGAAGACGGGCGACAACAGCATCTCGGTGAAGAATGGTGCCTTCAGCCTGGCGAACAATACGCGCGTGGTGGCGGACGGTACGGCCGTGGTATCGTACCCGGACGATACGACCCATCCGGCCAAGCTGAGCGTCGCGTTCTTCGGAGCAA AGCCCGATCGTAGCAACTACTGGGTGCTGGACACCGACTACACCTCGTTCGCCGTCGTCTGGTCCTGTGAGCCGTTCTTCCGCGATCCCTCCAAGAATGTCC TCGGTTTCTGGATCTTCTCGCGCAACCCAACCTTCCCGACCGACGAAGCGGTGGTGAAGCGCGTGGACGAGCTGGTGAAGAAGTACGCCGACGCGTCCAAGTTCGAAGTGCCGAACCAATCGGACGAACGATGCCCCCGATCTTAC GAGATGTGCCACCAGCGCCGGGCATGGGATACGAAGACACATTGGCTGAAAGCAAGCTTTGACTCACAGTTTAAAGTTACAGCGATGAAAATGTTGCAGCAGTTGGTTTGTGGCGCCCTCTTCCTGGCCACCCTAGTACAGGGGACGATTTTCGAGCGACCGTGCCGTACGGATGTTGCCGTTGTGCAGGACTTCCAGGTGGATCAG TATCTCGGCCTGTGGTACGATCTGGAACACTACGAGGCCAGCTTTTCGCAGAACACGGATTGCATAACGGCCGAGTACAGCCGGTACGCGAACGGTTCGATCCGGGTGTTCAATTCGGCCGTCCGGCTCACCGACGGGCTGCTGTACGCCGTGGACGGACTGGCACTGCTGAGCTACCCGGAGGCGGAAGTGCTGGAGGCAAAGCTGAACGTTTCATTCTACGGTGCAC CGAATGATCAATCAAACTACTGGATATTGGATACGGACTACGAGAACTACGCGATTGTGTGGAGCTGCAAACCGATCGGAGAGAAACGATCGTTCG AGAACTATGGGCTGCTTTCCCGCACCCCAGCGCTGCCGGAGGATGAGGAGCTGAGGGAGAAgattgaaatgcttaaggAGCAGAACGGCATCATCGACGATGAGCTCATCATTACGGAACATTTTGCCGAAGG TTGCAACAATAAGG TGGAGCACAGCCTTACGACCGCCAACTTACGTGCACCGAAGAAGGACACGTTCAGCTTGCCCTGCACGACCTCCTCGTCCGGGAAGGACAGCACCGCCCGGCCGAGCGCATTGATCGACGATCCGTTGAACAGGTT GGAAGATGGTTCCGATCTTGTAGGAGTTACCATCTCTATTCACTACACTACCAAGCCC TATCTTGGCAAGTGGTACGAGCTGGAACGGTACGAGCAGGACTACGAGCGTAACATGGAGTGCGTGTCGATCGTGTACCGCTGGCAGCAACCGCTCGAAACGCTCGACTTGAACTATCGTGGCTATCTGCCGCACAATGCCACCGTCAACACCTTCACCGGTAGCGGTGTGTTCAGCCAAGAGCCGGCGCAGGAAACCGCAAATACTACGGCGCCTACTACGGCTGCGAAGCTGCTCGTATCGTTTGGCAGAG TGTACAATGCCACCAACTACTGGGTAGTGGATACCGATTACGTCAACTACGCGATCGTGTACTCCTGCGTGACGTTCGCCGAGATGGGCCAGGCCGTCGAGGGCTACTGGCTGCTGGCACGCGCACCCAACCTGCCGGACAACCAGACAGTGATCGAGCGCGTCAAATACCTGCGCTCCACATACTTCCAGGTGTCGCACATGCGCTTCACAAACCACACCGAGGAACT CGCACACAATAAAGATGGAATGAAAACAGAAACTGAAAGTGTGGTTTGTTTGGCGAGGGTCAGCTCGTCGTGCCAGTTTGCCGGTAGCTGTCGTAGCGATAAGAGCATCATGTCGTTCTTAGCCGATGTacggtgtttgtttgtggtgctggtggcggCCGGCTCGATTGCGCTGGCCCAACGGATCGTCAGTCAACCGTGCCCGGACCCGGCCAACCGTCCGGTCGTGCAGTATTTCGATCTGCAAAGG TACGTTGACGGCCGATGGTACGAGATCTCGCGGTACGATCAACACTTCGAGAAGGACTGTGACTGCGGGTACGCCACGTACACACCGCTGGCGGATGGGTCGGTGCGGGTGCAGAACTGCTGCGAACGGTTGCCCAACACAACGGTCAAGTGTAGCATCGGCAAGGCGGTGGTTAGCTATCCGGACGTGTTCCCGCTGGAAGGCAGATTTAATGTCACATTCGGTGGAC CTCCGAAAAACTCCAACTACTGGATCCTAGACACGGACTATGACAACTACGCGCTGATCTACTACTGCAAGAATCTGTCCGAGAGCAAGTCGGCCGAAGCGGCCTGGGTACTGTCGAAGCAGCGAACGATCCATCCGTCGGTGCAGGACACTGTCGACGGGCTGGTGGACAAGTACTTTGTGCGACAGGATATGCGCATCACGGAGCAAAGTCAG AACAAACGTGAGATGCAACGCTTTGTGATCTTCCCGCTAGATCAATGTAGGGTTGTCGGGAGTGTCCAGAGCGGCTCAAATCAGTTCGTGGTGTTCAGTGGCGCGCAGTGTAACAGTGCTTGCAGTGGTTTACATTTTAGCCGAATTTATCACTTTCTAAGCCAAACGGCCCCAGTGACCTTCACACGAACAGAAAAGGGGCGTCTAATTGCCAAACTTGCTCAAAGTGAACAGCGCGCAGCCAGCATGAAAACGTTCCCTTGTTGGATGATCGCGATGGCGTACCTTTGGTGTGCCGTCGATGGAAGTCAAGGAGGTCTGCTCACCCTCTCCTGCATGACGTTTGAGGAGGATTATAACTTTAAAGAGGATAAG TTCGATGGTACGTGGTACGAGGTGCGGCGGCTGAGCGATCCCAGCGCCACCCAGCACGAGGACTGTGTGGTGATGAACTACAAGCTCGGCGAGCAGGGCAGCTTCGAGATACGGGAATCGTACCAGGTGGGCGACGAGAGCGAACCGATCTACCGGAGTGGCAGGGCCGAACCGAAGGTCTTCCAGGACGCTCGCATTCCCAAATTTTTCGAGCGCTTCAACACGACCGATCCGGCCGATCCGG ACATCTCGATCGACATCGTAGCGACGGACTACAGCAGCTACGCGGTCGTGTACTCCTGCACCTCGATCAATTCCACGCACCATCTCG AATCGGCCTGGGTACTGTCGCGCCAACAGGCCCTCGCGAAGAATGTGGTCGAGCTGGTGAACCTCTTCCTGGAGTCGCGCTTCACCCGGCCCGATCACAAGTGGCGTGCGACGGTACATACGGCCGACTACTGTAAGCCCACGTCCATCGAGGAGCTGCCGATGTACGCGGGCGCGGGCACTCGCACCGCCCTCAGCGTGCTGGTCGTCCTGCTGGGAATGCTGCTGGTTGTGCTGCTATACTAA
- the LOC121588736 gene encoding apolipoprotein D-like: MQTVALSVAIVCLLAGAVYGGLMFDRPCPTNVPVKQYFEVDRYLGKWYEMQRYESVFEENFDCVQVRYTPNEDDSVQVSNSAYNLFNGSSINALGRAVLSFPDEEVVQGKLNVSFFGAPNDLSNYWVLDTDYETFSVVWNCQPRGEEQSEESFWVLSRTPTLPADTDVLFRIHYIMRRYIDRSLVRFTSQLDERCPVF, encoded by the exons ATGCAAACTGTTGCGCTTTCGGTGGCCATCGTGTGCCTGCTGGCCGGTGCCGTGTACGGCGGGCTCATGTTCGACCGTCCCTGCCCGACCAACGTGCCAGTGAAGCAGTACTTCGAGGTGGACAGATACCTCGGCAAGTGGTACGAGATGCAGCGCTACGAGAGCGTGTTCGAGGAGAACTTTGACTGCGTGCAGGTGCGGTACACGCCGAACGAGGACGACTCGGTGCAGGTGTCCAACTCGGCCTACAACCTGTTCAACGGATCGTCGATCAATGCGCTCGGCCGGGCGGTGCTGTCCTTCCCGGACGAGGAGGTCGTGCAGGGCAAGCTGAACGTGTCCTTCTTCGGTGCAC CAAATGATCTATCGAACTACTGGGTGCTGGATACGGATTATGAGACGTTTTCGGTCGTTTGGAACTGTCAACCGCGTGGCGAGGAGCAGTCGGAGGAAAGCTTCTGGGTGCTGTCGCGAACGCCAACGCTGCCCGCCGACACGGACGTGCTGTTCCGCATACACTACATCATGCGGCGGTACATCGATCGTAGTCTGGTGCGATTCACCAGCCAGCTTGACGAACG GTGTCCTGTGTTTTAA
- the LOC121588735 gene encoding apolipoprotein D-like gives MISKTMNMLALAVLIVSSLRVAVGFVVRDGNCTLPTANLPFVKDFQLEQYLGKWYELERYEQDYERNMECVSIVYRWQQPLETLDLNYRGYLPHNATVNTFTGSGVFSQEPAQETANTTAPTTAAKLLVSFGRVYNATNYWVVDTDYVNYAIVYSCVTFAEMGQAVEGYWLLARAPNLPDNQTVIERVKYLRSTYFQVSHMRFTNHTEELCPEEEKLPTEPSLVILPPL, from the exons ATgatcagtaaaacaatgaacatgTTAGCATTAGCCGTGCTGATCGTCAGCAGCCTGCGAGTGGCGGTGGGATTTGTGGTACGCGATGGAAACTGCACACTGCCCACGGCAAATCTGCCATTTGTGAAAGACTTTCAACTGGAACAG TATCTTGGCAAGTGGTACGAGCTGGAACGGTACGAGCAGGACTACGAGCGTAACATGGAGTGCGTGTCGATCGTGTACCGCTGGCAGCAACCGCTCGAAACGCTCGACTTGAACTATCGTGGCTATCTGCCGCACAATGCCACCGTCAACACCTTCACCGGTAGCGGTGTGTTCAGCCAAGAGCCGGCGCAGGAAACCGCAAATACTACGGCGCCTACTACGGCTGCGAAGCTGCTCGTATCGTTTGGCAGAG TGTACAATGCCACCAACTACTGGGTAGTGGATACCGATTACGTCAACTACGCGATCGTGTACTCCTGCGTGACGTTCGCCGAGATGGGCCAGGCCGTCGAGGGCTACTGGCTGCTGGCACGCGCACCCAACCTGCCGGACAACCAGACAGTGATCGAGCGCGTCAAATACCTGCGCTCCACATACTTCCAGGTGTCGCACATGCGCTTCACAAACCACACCGAGGAACT CTGCCCAGAGGAGGAAAAGCTGCCAACCGAACCGAGCTTAGTCATCTTGCCACCACTGTAG
- the LOC121590432 gene encoding mitochondrial import receptor subunit TOM40 homolog 2: MRYEGKNGGTCVPEPDPRYGGRFPWPFTWTSGVRQPPLNPGDMANLHERINHLRPVWFEGFQLNVTKGCGVNRTLGVSWNLSHVTPSGFRFGGHFQRRCSDSVLTTPLVAFDVNPTTLCTNLLLLYRPVRSVGLELALQLRPGAKPYVDEVSLQYTGASRTSTVRCSTPDTTLDSYRVSLDHLVSLNDRLCFGVELLCECYRGAQHTSVAFAGRYNRETSTLAATVSPEAFDLSYWQKVSGTLQLGSSMIVNQRQNRALGTVCYRLEHEDTVIRGSFDSDWTVGFTYGRKLTPAAFTARLSLLFCVPKNTFQCGFRIDLDSNLL; the protein is encoded by the exons ATGCGGTACGAAGGCAAGAACGGTGGCACGTGCGTGCCGGAGCCGGATCCACGGTACGGAGGCCGCTTTCCGTGGCCGTTCACGTGGACGTCGGGCGTCCGGCAGCCGCCCCTGAACCCGGGCGACATGGCGAACCTGCACGAGCGCATCAACCACCTGCGGCCGGTCTGGTTCGAAGGGTTCCAGCTGAACGTGACGAAGGGCTGCGGCGTGAACCGGACGCTGGGCGTGAGCTGGAACCTAAGCCACGTGACACCGAGCGGCTTCCGGTTCGGTGGACACTTCCAGCGCCGATGCAGCGATAGCGTGCTG ACCACCCCACTTGTAGCGTTCGATGTGAATCCGACGACGCTCTGCacgaacctgctgctgctgtaccggCCGGTCCGGTCGGTCGGACTCGAGCTAGCCCTGCAGCTTCGGCCGGGCGCGAAACCGTACGTGGACGAGGTGTCGCTGCAGTACACCGGGGCGAGCCGGACGTCCACCGTACGGTGCAGTACGCCCGACACCACGCTCGACTCGTACCGGGTCAGCCTGGACCATCTGGTCAGCCTGAACGATCGGCTCTGCTTCGGGGTGGAGCTGCTGTGCGAATGCTACCGGGGCGCTCAGCACACGAGCGTGGCCTTTGCCGGACG TTACAACCGGGAAACGTCCACGCTGGCCGCCACCGTCTCGCCCGAAGCGTTCGATTTGAGCTACTGGCAAAAAGTGTCCGGCACGCTGCAGCTGGGCTCGTCCATGATTGTGAACCAGCGGCAGAACCGGGCGCTCGGCACCGTCTGCTATCGGCTCGAGCACGAGGACACGGTGATCCGCGGTTCGTTCGACTCTGATTGGACCGTCGGCTTCACGTACGGCAg AAAGCTTACGCCGGCCGCATTCACCGCCCGgttgagtttgttgttttgcgtgCCGAAAAACACGTTCCAGTGTGGATTTCGGATTGATTTGGATTCTAATTTGCTGTGA